A stretch of Rhinopithecus roxellana isolate Shanxi Qingling chromosome 12, ASM756505v1, whole genome shotgun sequence DNA encodes these proteins:
- the LOC104682130 gene encoding 39S ribosomal protein L50, mitochondrial — protein sequence MAARYLSGITRRVFMWTVPETPRREFWSRFRKEKEPVVAETVEEKKEPILVCPPLRSQAYTPPEDLQSRLESYVKEVFGSSLPSNWQDISLEDSRLKFNLLAHLADDLGHVVPNSRLHQMCRVRDVLDFYNVPIQDRSKFDELIASNLPPNLKITWSY from the coding sequence ATGGCGGCACGGTATCTGTCCGGTATTACCAGGCGAGTCTTCATGTGGACAGTCCCAGAGACACCACGTAGAGAATTTTGGTCTCgattcagaaaagagaaagagccaGTGGTTGCTGAGAcagtagaagagaaaaaggaacctaTCCTAGTGTGTCCACCCTTACGAAGCCAAGCATACACACCACCTGAAGATCTCCAGAGTCGTTTGGAATCTTACGTTAAAGAAGTTTTTGGTTCATCTCTTCCTAGTAATTGGCAAGACATCTCCCTGGAAGATAGTCGTCTAAAGTTCAATCTTTTGGCACATTTAGCTGATGACTTGGGTCATGTAGTCCCTAACTCCAGACTCCACCAGATGTGCAGGGTTAGAGATGTTCTTGATTTCTATAATGTCCCTATTCAAGATAGATCTAAATTTGATGAACTCATTGCCAGTAATCTGCCTCCAAATTTGAAAATCACTTGGAGTTACTAA